The genomic interval TTTTTTGTTGAGATGCCTCTTTTTCTGCCGATGTTGCAGTAGATGCGTCATCTTCACTTTCATCTTGACGTGTTGAATCTGCTGCTGAATACTGATCATCTTCATCTAAACGAAAAGTATGCGTTGTTGGATGTACATCACGTTCAGGTTGCATTGCGTCTGAAGCGACGTCACGATGTTGTTGAGAAAGTGATTTTCTTTTTCTTCCTCGAATGATCGTCCAGTTCAGTATGATAATCACAATAAGAGCAATTATGGTGTAAATCATCATAAACATGTGATGACCCCCTCTCTTAATTTTTGTGAATACTTACTTCAGCGTTCATGCCTGGAACAACACCGTTAGAAGGTTGGCTGTTTAATTTGATTTTAACAGGCACCACTTGTGTCACCTTTGTATAGTTGCCGTCACTATTCGATGATGGCATTAATGAAAAGCTTGAGGCAGTCGCATGACCGATTTGATCGACTTTACCTTTCACTTTTGCGTCTTGACCGTCAATCGTAACATCTACATCTTGGCCGTTTTGAACGTCTTTTACTTCTGTTTCGTCAATATTTGCTGTGATATATAAGTCGTCGAGGTCATAAGCATAAGCAATCGGTTGACCTGCTTGCGCGATACCGTCTTCTTGGCCATCTAATTTTGCGATAGTCCCTGCTTTAGGCATCGTAATAGTCATCGTTTGTGGTTCTTCACCTTGACTAGCACCTTGTACTTTCGCTACAGTATCCCCTTTTTTCAATGTGTCGCCTTCACGTACATCTAAGCTACTAATTTTTCCTGACGCTGGACTTGCAATTTTAATTTGATCCCCATCTACTTGTGCGTTATCTGTTTTAATATAGTTAACTGATTGATTGTAGAAATAAAATCCTACAACACCAATGATAATTAACACAATAATCGTAACAATGTTAATCATGACTAGTTTCTTCATTTTCTCTACTCCCTTTCTCAATAAATTGAACTCCTGTATTATAAGTCAATTCACTCTGAAAAAATACAGACAATCATTTCAAATGTGTCGGATTGAAAATTATATTATAATAACATTGGTGATAATATGGTCAAAACAAAATCAAAAGCAAGACGTCGTATTGTGAAAGCAATGATTGAATTATTAAAAACAGAACCCCTTGATGAGATTACGATTAAACAGATTTGTGCAGAGAGTGGCGTACATCGTTCAACGTTTTACGCCCAATTTGAAGATAAATATCAATTGTTTGAAGTTTTGACGACGTATCATATGGCAAAGTATGAAAAGCTTATTTTGTATACGTCAAAAGTGATTGATTCTTACCCGTTAGAAGAGGTGAAAACGCGTATCATCAAAACATTTCGTCTACTGTTTAAATATATGAAACGCCACCAAACCTTTTTCACGACCATTATCGTGACACAACCGCAATTAAAAGCCATTCATCAATATTTACAATTTACGCGTCAAGCTTATGAAAAGTTATTAAATCAACTGCCTCAACTTCAACAATCCAAATATTTTATCAACTATACGATTGGCGGTGAACTTGCGCTCATTTACAGTTGGCTCATGCAAGGTTGCCAAGAATCCCCTAACGATATGGCACAAATTTTGTATTCTAACATTATTAAAACGAGAAGATAGTTTCACTGTCGGACATGACACACATGTGATACAATCCAACTTGACCTACATGATACACAGCTTTGTCGAACCTTTAATAAAGAAGAAAAGTGAGGTTATGCATCATGGCTTCCACCTCCAAAAAGCAACGTATCATTGAGTTAGATGCGTTGCGTGGGATAAGTTTGTTTGGTATTTTACTCATGAATATTTTAGTATTTAGTTTTCCTTATGAGCATGTCCGCTTAGACGTCGCACTCCAAGGCGTCAATGGCTTTTTGTTTCGAGTGGTGTCATTACTCGTCATCGATTCATTTTATCCGATTTTCTCATTCTTATTCGGATTCAGTTTGATGCTCATTTATAACAGTACACAACAACGCGGTATCGCTTTTAAACCCGTGATGATACGACGGCTTATTTTTTTGGCGTTTCTCGGGTTACTCCACGGCTTTTTCTTATATTCAGGAGACATTCTATTTACATATGCGGTGATGGGCTTTGGCGCGATGTGGTGCACAAAAGTTTCTGTTAAAATATTAAAAAAAGCCGCTATCATTTTGTTTACAATAAAAGTGGTCATTGGGGGCTTGCCCTTTCTCATCATGGGATGGATGACAAAAGCGAAATTACCGCTCAGTGGTGGGACTCAGGCAGAATTGAACGCCGTGTTACAAGCTAAAACAAGTGTGCATTATACCGACTTCTTCCTTTATAATGCACAAGATAACTTCGGTAACATTGCTACAACACTGACGCTTGATTGGCTCGATATTTTTCCTTATTTATTGTTAGGGATGGCAGCGATGAAAGGCAATTTAGTCACGTGGGTCAAGCGACATCCGACACGTACGACACAATGGGGCAGTCTTTTTATCGTTATCGGGCTTCTCGTAAAATTCATAGGTGCATACGTCATCACGAACCCTGGCTATATGATGTTCAGTTTTACAGTGGGCGGTCCGTTATTATCTGTCGGTATCGTACTTCTCTTTTTCCATATCATGCAATATCCAACAGCTCAAAAGTTACTTGATCCGTTTCGCTACCCTGGAAAAATGAGTTTATCCGTGTATTTATCTCAAACGCTTGTCTGTGTGTTCTTTTTTGCAGGTTTCGGTCTTGGCTTTTATAACCATTTGTCCCTTTATCAAACTTATCTTTTTGCGCTCGCACTCTTCTTCGTGCAAGTCGTTGTTTGTTATGTCTATCAACGTCAATTCACACAAGGTCCAATCGAATGGGTGTGGCGGAAAATCACATACTTCGGAGTTAAAACATTGTCAGCAAAATAAGCTCAAATGTTAAACAGGCCTGTTCGATCATTCATAGTCGCTACGCTATCAATGTGAACAGGCCCTTTTATTGGAGAACTTTTTGAAAATGAAAAACACAAAATGATATGTTTACTATCATATCTTTTGCTTATTCCTACTGTACCATGTTTTGAATCATTTTGGGATACAATGATTAAAAATTTATTAATTTTTTATGAATTGTCTCACAAAAGATGTAAGATTGACACATGTTTTTAGTCGGTTGCCTCAAGATAAAAATCACGCTTCAAGCATTCATAATAATTTAGACTTACATAATGCCCTTCATCTATTTCATCTTCATGTTTGACGCCAACGAAACGAAACCCCGCTTTTTCTGCAACACGATTACTACCAATATTAAGTACATTCGCACGCAATTCTAATTTATTGAGGTCATAATCCGTAAATGCAATATCGCATAATTTGCGTACTGCAGCTGTCGTTATCCCTTGACCATTTTCACTTTTCGCAAGCCAGTAACCGACTTCTGCCTTACGTATTTTTTCATTCCAAGCATGCAAATCAATTGTCCCAATGAGTTGATCTTGTTTATAAATCAAGAAAAATAGCGCTTTCCCCTCTGCAACTAAGCTTAAAGTTTGTTGCATAAATGCCGCTTCTTCTTCCACAGAGGACATCGTTTCAGCCCATGGTAAAAATATTTTGAGATGGTCTCGATTTTGCTCAACGACTTCATAAAGTTTTGGTGCATATGTCAACGTTGGGTAAACAAAATCAATGTCGTCATTCACAGCGAGCCTAAAATGTTGCATCCCACTCACCCCTTATTTTTATTTTTCTGATTATTATACACAAATATAACAATTAAAACAATATGTCTTCAAACTGTATTTCACAAGCACTCACATCAATCACAATCTATAAAACGCATTTTTTAATGCAATTTTTCAATTTTTAGGTTATCATTTATTTTCCAACAGTCGAAATTCGTTGTTATAAAAAAATAAAACAGGGGTATAAGAATATTCAGGGGTGAAAAAATAATGAAAAAAAAGAATCAAAAACCTGATCGTGGTGACCTCCAACAAAACCTTTCAGAAAAATTTGTTTGGGCCATTGCTTATGGTTCATGTATCGGTTGGGGTTCGTTCATCTTACCAGGTGACTGGATTCAATCATCCGGACCTATTGCCGCATCAATCGGTATTTTTATCGGTGCCTTATTAATGATTGTCATCGCGGTAAGTTACGGTGCACTAGTTGAACGCTTTCCTGTATCAGGTGGCGGCTTTGCATTTAGCTTTTTAGGATTCGGACGTTATGTCAGCTTTTTCTCAGCATGGTTTTTGACGTTTGGATACATATGTGTCGTAGCGTTAAATGCGACAGCTTTCAGTTTATTAATCAAGTTTTTACTGCCAGATGTGATTGAATTTGGCAAACTTTATACGATTGCAGGTTGGGATGTCTACATTACTGAAATTTTAATTGCATCTATCCTTTTACTCGTTTTTATGTTGATTGCGATTAAAGGAGCAAGCGTTTCAGGTTCATTGCAGTATTATTTCTGTGTCGCGATGGTCGTTGTCGTCGTCCTACTCTTTATCGGATCATTCTTCGGTTCAAACTATTCATTAGAAAATTTAAAACCATATAACGGGACACATTATGGTTGGTTCCAAGCGATTATTATGATTGTCGCTGTCGCACCGTGGGCCTATGTCGGTTTCGATAATATCCCACAAACTGCAGAAGAATTTGATTTCTCACCGAATAAAACATTTAAATTAATCGTTTATAGTTTACTTGCAGCGAGCATGACATATATAATGATGATTTTATATACAGGTTGGTTGTCTGGTGGCAGTAGCGACTTATGGTTGACAGGTTCTGTAACGCGAGAAGCATTCGGTACGATTGGACTTGGCGTACTTAGTATTGCAATCATCATGGGGATTTTCACAGGTTTAAACGGCTTTTTATTAAGCTCAAGCCGTCTGTTATTCTCAATGGGTCGCTCAGGCATTATGCCGTCGTTATTTAGTAAATTACACAAAAGATATAAAACACCATACGTTGCGATTATATTCTTGGTTGCGCTTACATTGATTGCGCCATGGTTAGGCCGTACCGCGTTAACATGGATTGTCGATATGTCATCTACAGGAGTGTCTATCGCTTACCTTGTGACATGTCTTGCAGCAGCGAAATTGTTTAGCTTTAATAAAAATAGTCAAACATACGGACCGGTATATAAAGTCTTTGCGATTATCGGCTCAATTTTTGCCTTTATCTTTTTACTGTTATTATTGTTACCATTTTCACCGGCGTCGTTATCTATGCCATCATATATTGCGTTAGGTGGTTGGACGATTCTCGGATTGGTGTTCTTCTTTATTCGTTTTCCAAAATTACGTCGTATGGATAAAGATGAGTTGACACAATTGATTTTGGATACAAGAAAACGTGATGTTGAAAAAATGATAGAGGAATAATGGCTTTTGAAATGTTAGGAGTGCGGGTATGAAAATACTCCATTTTGTATTGATATGATTTTGATTGAGGACTTGCGCTTCCAGGAGACTTGTCCTTTTGAGTGTTACGATTGCCTCCATGGATTCGCGTTCTTAGGGCTGAACCTTCAACTCAATTCGGCTAGATTGAAGTGTATATTTGATGGAAGCCGAACTGGATTTTGGGCACAGTACAGAAATCTCATGTGCAACAAAGATTTCGTAGTACTGCCCCCGCAAGGCTGACTAGACTTCTCAAAAGCTTGAGTATTGAGAAGTCAGACAGCTACTGCGATAAACAGTAACCACTATTAAAGTGATTAGACGTGATATTGTTTTTTACTTTTCCCTCAGGAGTCTCATCGATTTTGGCATTCTTGTGTTACCAACAAAAAAATTAATCCAATGACTCATATTTCATAAAATCAATAACATCAAACATTTTGTAACAAATCAAGATACGTTCACTCATTATTTCAAAATCATTCTTTTTCATATAAGACATAGTTAGAGGCTAGGAAATTGAGTTTTCCTAGTCTCTTTGATTTTATACGCATCAATGACTTTGAAACAATGGATAAAGTAGCCTTGATTGAGTACGAACTATTTTTGCCATCAAAAAAGACAGACGTTTGCCTGCCTTTTCCAACTTGATTCGAATGAACTTATAATTTAAATGCTGCGATGGCAAGCATGAGCCAGCTAATGACAAACAAGATACCGCCAATTGGGGTAATGGCTCCAAGAACGCTCACTTGTGTTAAAGATAAAATATACAGTGAACCGCTAAAGAACACGATACCTAAAAACATGAGCCAACCTGCCCAGCCGACGTTAAGATGAAATGCACCACCGATAATACCGATTAACACAAGACCTAACCCGTGATACATTTGGTATGTTGTCGCTTTTTCCCATACTGACATATAATGTTCTGATAATTTTCCGTCTAATGCATGCGCACCGAAAGCCCCTGTACCGACTGCCATTAAAGCGTTCAATGCTCCTAAAATAATAAATACTTTCACAACTTTCCCTCCTCATCAAAGTTACCATTAAAAATCAAAAATTGAAGCACCATTTCCTATTTCATCATCCGTTACCATACGTTGATCAGATGTCGTTTGCGCTGTAGCATTGGAAGATGATACTTTACCGCCCATCAGCCTCATCTCTTCATCTGTCACTTGTGTCGACGCTTGCTTTTTCGGTGTGTCGGCTGAAGATGATCGTGATAGTGCACTTGTCTCTTGCCCCGTATACAGAGCCGTTAAAGCATGAATGGCATACATATGTTTTTCAAATGCTGCATCAGTCGTCGCGGCGTCTGCTTGAACCAATTCGTGTTCCAACAGTTGAATCAGTTTGTCTTTATTCATGCGCTTCCTCCTTTTGTTCACACCAATGGATCGGCGCTAAACCTTGTGCTGCAAGATAGGCATTCGTCTTGGAATACGGTTTAGAACCAAAAAAGCCTCTATGTGCCGACAATGGACTTGGGTGTGGAGATTTAATGACATAATGGCGTGATGTATCAATCAATCGTTCTTTTTGTTGTGCCGGTCTTCCCCACAATACAAAGACGACACCTTTTTTATGGTCAGATATCGCTTGGATAATTTCATTCGTAAATGTTTCCCAGCCAATATCTTTATGTGAATGCGCCTGACCTTGGCGTACTGTCAGCACCGTATTCAATAACAGCACACCTTCTCTCGCCCAATCTTGTAAATGTGGCGAAGTCCGTTGACAACCAATATCGTCAGCGAGTTCTTGATACATATTGCGCAATGAAGGTGGAAATTTCGCACCCGGCTGTACTGAAAATGCTAAGCCATGCGCTTGATTCGGGCCATGATAGGGATCTTGTCCTAATATCACTACTTTGACGTTTTCGAATGGCGTGAGGTCAAAAGCTTGATAAATATTCTTACGTTCAGGATAAACAATTTGCGTCGTATATTCTTTTTCTAAAAAATCATGCATCGCTTTAAAATCATGTTTTTCTTTAATTTCATGAAATATTGTTGACCAATCCATCTTCTTCACCTCAGCCACATTTTAACATAATTTCGCCTGACTCACCGCTTTCATTCAATAAACATTTCTATAGCAGCAGTTCAACACGCATGATAAAATAGGGAACATAAGCATATTGTAACGTACAGCAGTTACCACCCTAACATGGAATGATGTAACAGATGTACAATAGGAGGAGTGAATGAACGATGGCTTTGAAAAAAGTATTAACGATTGCAGGATCAGACACAAGTGCAGGCGCGGGGATGCAAGCCGACTTAAAAACATTTCAAGAGTTAGACACATACGGCATGGTCGCACTTGCGGCAATTGTCACAATGGATAAAGAAACTTGGTCACACGATGTCAGCCCTATCCCATTTGATGTGTTCAACAAGCAACTTGAAACAGTTATTAGCGTAGGACCGGACGCAGTCAAAACAGGTATGCTCGGTAGCGAAGAAATCATTCAACGTGCTGGAGAAGCATACACAGAATCAGGCGCACAAAATTTCGTAGTAGATCCTGTCATGGTGTGTAAAGGTGAAAACGAAGTCCTTAACCCGGGAAATACTGAAGAGATGATTAAGTATTTATTACCAAAAGCAACTGTTGCGACACCAAACCTTTTTGAAGCAGGTCAATTATCAGGCTTGGGTACGTTAAAATCGATTGAAGATATGAAAAAAGCAGCGAAAATCATCCACGAGCAAGGTGCACAACACGTGGTGATTAAAGGTGGTAAAGCGTTAGATCAAGATAAATCATACGACTTATACTATGATGGCGACAAATTCTATCAATTAACAACGGATATGTTCCAACAAAGCTATAACCACGGGGCAGGCTGTACATTTGCGGCAGCGACAACAGCCAACTTAGCGAATGGTCAAACACCAAAAGAAGCCGTGATTAATGCGAAAGCGTTCGTAGCTTCTGCCATTAAAAACGGTTGGAAGATGAACGATTTTGTTGGCCCTGTCGATCACGGTGCAGCAAACCGTATTGAACAAATTGAAGTTGAAGTGACAGAAATTTAATTTTCTTCACACTCGTATTCATGCGTAATATTTAAAAACATTATCATCATAAACATGGTTCAAACCTTGATGTATTGTACTTTCTATTTCTTCATGTTTTATGATAAAAATAAATTATATAAACTATTAAACCTGCAAATCCGACAACCATATAATTGAACACAATAAATATTTTAATTTAATTATATACAATTTAAAAACAGAAACTTTTATATTTAATTATAAAAGTTTCTGTTTTGAATTTATTATAATATTAAATGTCGATAAGTTCGTCTAAGAAAAAATTAGGGTTATTCATGCTTTTGTGATTTTGATTATAATATAGTTGTAATATAATCCCTGCGCCTCCTGTTGAATAATCACAAGACGCTTTATATAATTGTTCTCCAAGAAAATGTTTGTATTCACCCTTATTTATTATATGTAATTTCATACAAGTTTCAAATTGAGAGACTATTTCTCTTGCTTTTAGTATTAAATTTTCGTCATTTATATACTTTACTACATCTGTTAAAAAGCTTATTATGCCAGCCATCCCTCTCATATATCCAGAAAATAAAGTAATTTTATAGTCACAGGAAAGTACAATTTTTTTAATTATTTCCAAAT from Staphylococcus sp. MI 10-1553 carries:
- a CDS encoding GNAT family N-acetyltransferase, yielding MQHFRLAVNDDIDFVYPTLTYAPKLYEVVEQNRDHLKIFLPWAETMSSVEEEAAFMQQTLSLVAEGKALFFLIYKQDQLIGTIDLHAWNEKIRKAEVGYWLAKSENGQGITTAAVRKLCDIAFTDYDLNKLELRANVLNIGSNRVAEKAGFRFVGVKHEDEIDEGHYVSLNYYECLKRDFYLEATD
- a CDS encoding DUF423 domain-containing protein is translated as MKVFIILGALNALMAVGTGAFGAHALDGKLSEHYMSVWEKATTYQMYHGLGLVLIGIIGGAFHLNVGWAGWLMFLGIVFFSGSLYILSLTQVSVLGAITPIGGILFVISWLMLAIAAFKL
- a CDS encoding APC family permease; the encoded protein is MKKKNQKPDRGDLQQNLSEKFVWAIAYGSCIGWGSFILPGDWIQSSGPIAASIGIFIGALLMIVIAVSYGALVERFPVSGGGFAFSFLGFGRYVSFFSAWFLTFGYICVVALNATAFSLLIKFLLPDVIEFGKLYTIAGWDVYITEILIASILLLVFMLIAIKGASVSGSLQYYFCVAMVVVVVLLFIGSFFGSNYSLENLKPYNGTHYGWFQAIIMIVAVAPWAYVGFDNIPQTAEEFDFSPNKTFKLIVYSLLAASMTYIMMILYTGWLSGGSSDLWLTGSVTREAFGTIGLGVLSIAIIMGIFTGLNGFLLSSSRLLFSMGRSGIMPSLFSKLHKRYKTPYVAIIFLVALTLIAPWLGRTALTWIVDMSSTGVSIAYLVTCLAAAKLFSFNKNSQTYGPVYKVFAIIGSIFAFIFLLLLLLPFSPASLSMPSYIALGGWTILGLVFFFIRFPKLRRMDKDELTQLILDTRKRDVEKMIEE
- the thiD gene encoding bifunctional hydroxymethylpyrimidine kinase/phosphomethylpyrimidine kinase — its product is MALKKVLTIAGSDTSAGAGMQADLKTFQELDTYGMVALAAIVTMDKETWSHDVSPIPFDVFNKQLETVISVGPDAVKTGMLGSEEIIQRAGEAYTESGAQNFVVDPVMVCKGENEVLNPGNTEEMIKYLLPKATVATPNLFEAGQLSGLGTLKSIEDMKKAAKIIHEQGAQHVVIKGGKALDQDKSYDLYYDGDKFYQLTTDMFQQSYNHGAGCTFAAATTANLANGQTPKEAVINAKAFVASAIKNGWKMNDFVGPVDHGAANRIEQIEVEVTEI
- a CDS encoding TetR/AcrR family transcriptional regulator; this translates as MVKTKSKARRRIVKAMIELLKTEPLDEITIKQICAESGVHRSTFYAQFEDKYQLFEVLTTYHMAKYEKLILYTSKVIDSYPLEEVKTRIIKTFRLLFKYMKRHQTFFTTIIVTQPQLKAIHQYLQFTRQAYEKLLNQLPQLQQSKYFINYTIGGELALIYSWLMQGCQESPNDMAQILYSNIIKTRR
- a CDS encoding uracil-DNA glycosylase, whose translation is MDWSTIFHEIKEKHDFKAMHDFLEKEYTTQIVYPERKNIYQAFDLTPFENVKVVILGQDPYHGPNQAHGLAFSVQPGAKFPPSLRNMYQELADDIGCQRTSPHLQDWAREGVLLLNTVLTVRQGQAHSHKDIGWETFTNEIIQAISDHKKGVVFVLWGRPAQQKERLIDTSRHYVIKSPHPSPLSAHRGFFGSKPYSKTNAYLAAQGLAPIHWCEQKEEAHE
- a CDS encoding HlyD family efflux transporter periplasmic adaptor subunit; its protein translation is MKKLVMINIVTIIVLIIIGVVGFYFYNQSVNYIKTDNAQVDGDQIKIASPASGKISSLDVREGDTLKKGDTVAKVQGASQGEEPQTMTITMPKAGTIAKLDGQEDGIAQAGQPIAYAYDLDDLYITANIDETEVKDVQNGQDVDVTIDGQDAKVKGKVDQIGHATASSFSLMPSSNSDGNYTKVTQVVPVKIKLNSQPSNGVVPGMNAEVSIHKN
- a CDS encoding DUF418 domain-containing protein, whose amino-acid sequence is MASTSKKQRIIELDALRGISLFGILLMNILVFSFPYEHVRLDVALQGVNGFLFRVVSLLVIDSFYPIFSFLFGFSLMLIYNSTQQRGIAFKPVMIRRLIFLAFLGLLHGFFLYSGDILFTYAVMGFGAMWCTKVSVKILKKAAIILFTIKVVIGGLPFLIMGWMTKAKLPLSGGTQAELNAVLQAKTSVHYTDFFLYNAQDNFGNIATTLTLDWLDIFPYLLLGMAAMKGNLVTWVKRHPTRTTQWGSLFIVIGLLVKFIGAYVITNPGYMMFSFTVGGPLLSVGIVLLFFHIMQYPTAQKLLDPFRYPGKMSLSVYLSQTLVCVFFFAGFGLGFYNHLSLYQTYLFALALFFVQVVVCYVYQRQFTQGPIEWVWRKITYFGVKTLSAK
- a CDS encoding DUF5327 family protein; the protein is MNKDKLIQLLEHELVQADAATTDAAFEKHMYAIHALTALYTGQETSALSRSSSADTPKKQASTQVTDEEMRLMGGKVSSSNATAQTTSDQRMVTDDEIGNGASIFDF